The proteins below come from a single Scatophagus argus isolate fScaArg1 chromosome 15, fScaArg1.pri, whole genome shotgun sequence genomic window:
- the arid4a gene encoding AT-rich interactive domain-containing protein 4A, translating into MKAADEPAYLTVGTDVSAKYRGAFCEAKIKTVKRLVKVKVTLKGESTSQVVQDDQVKGPLRVGSTVEVKTNEGLFSEAIISKLTDASLYTVVFDDGDEKTLRRTSLCLKGERHFAESETLDQLPLTNPEHFGTPVIGKKSNRGGRRSSQAVADEENESSSSEDEEEDRRRLNDELLGKVCSIENEEEPSSWYLALVVSPSCNDELQVKKDQCLVRAFSDSKFYTVARRHVHVVSSVSIAKSEFSNRKGFEAAQMFLKSKQVPDVWKMDMSQILDSSSSDDDEDDEEEKESDEDEEDEDEKKKKKRIKEEPEEELDPEERDHFLQQLYKFMEDRGTPINKPPVLGYKDLNLFKLFRLVYHLGGCRKIESGTVWKQVYMDLGIPVLNSAASYNVKTAYRKYLYGFEEYCRSASITFRTIHHNNPRPPPALANQKQTGVELEDPPMAPEKTEPVNDKMKGVESESESEKEEVKERQSSPRGRRRCVGSQVKVETESPSRPEKRGGENIEEQKEMRRRSNRRMDDSERGSEEEEEEEDEEEMERKRGDRSEGEEDEDSLTGTKVRVKYGRGKTQKIYEAHIKKTDVDNGEQFYLVHYYGWNVRYDEWVKADRIIWPAEKGTKKRQRKKVKNKDEQEKEREKDEEKPPSVTVKSTGAKRGRPQIRTTPSGSAGRGISKTPSNGKGSRMETLSTMANGDNTPRRRTRRTSGMYDSDRASNEESGNSSEDSESEELSDKKLSPWRGRSEAPPSQEEEEEEEEEEEEEEEEEEEEEEDEEVVKEEETREVSTVMVTPKDNAVDTATGGQPPAASAPPCPSIPQEKADKVLSQSEKKEAEQGEDPAAEAAMLPAHLDEESKMSVVQDRVPEMSPKQEVLTMMSSSRTSPLPDRISKKCPTAADKYKVSPEQLQVSSPQLDPSEEEDSRSTPLSSPRAKGRRAILRETGSETPPKIPFCAPAPAASPSHLGLLSSPPRSVLKRQDEPMVVLHCLPTQRTHPESAAADSDTDSATEEEEEEEGSPEERSSSVLKRKAAEQRAADKKLRPDRRQEEPASPKTPPVPSKMAAGASPKSLPSPLCRGESERRSEGGMKAEEWPHPAEETPREVSAERLVGVATKESEVHAGTPLPAAEALGPAPAEELEPQIGPEALVCHEVDLDDPDEKEKPSPSPSPEHLLLMMREQQQVPPPLPNLLHTSLPASHLLQSQIRTFLPAPVPGSSPCPEELHTARGATEEERGAASGEQQGDFSPGFDGSASSTTSTSLLSLQETKDRGQKRLMDCNSSPTAKKQKRNQKRPHTPGKVEKNGAGHSSDSEDQSRLSSVSQKSQKSRCPGLSSPPSHSKDKHNFSPQRTYKWTFQLDELDSMSSTERISFLQEKLQEIRKYYMTLKSEVASIDRRRKRLKKKEREVSNTTASTSSGSSDTAMSPSSASPTQNTVAVECR; encoded by the exons ATGAAG gcagCAGATGAGCCTGCCTACCTGACAGTGGGGACGGATGTCAGTGCCAAGTACAGAGGAGCCTTCTGTGAGGCCAAGATCAAGACTGTGAAACGCCTGGTGAAGGTCAAG GTGACTCTGAAAGGTGAAAGTACGTCCCAGGTGGTGCAGGACGACCAGGTCAAAGGACCACTGAGG GTGGGCTCTACAGTGGAGGTGAAGACTAACGAGGGTTTATTCAGCGAGGCCATCATCAGTAAACTGACAGACGCCAGCCTGTACACTGTGG tgtttgatgaCGGAGATGAGAAGACTCTTCGTCGTACGTCCCTGTGTCTGAAGGGGGAGCGACATTTTGCAGAGAGTGAG ACGTTGGACCAGCTGCCGTTGACCAACCCGGAGCATTTCGGCACTCCGGTCATCGGCAAGAAGTCGAACCGTGGCGGTCGACGTTCGTCACAAGCTGT TGCTGACGAGGAAAATGAGTCTTCATCcagtgaggatgaggaagaggacaggagaAGGCTGAATGATGAGCTGCTGGGAAAAGTCTGCAGCATTGAGAACGAGGAGGAGCCGAGCAGCTGGTACCTAGCtctg GTGGTGTCTCCCAGCTGTAATGATGAGCTGCAGGTGAAGAAGGATCAGTGTCTGGTCAGAGCCTTCAGCGACTCCAAGTT CTACACTGTGGCGAGGAGACACGTCCACGTCGTCAGCTCCGTCAGCATCGCCAAGTCTGAGTTCTCCAACAGGAAGG gTTTTGAAGCAGCCCAGATGTTCCTGAAGAGCAAGCAGGTTCCAGATGTGTGGAAGATGGACATGAGTCAGATTCTGGACTCGTCCtctagtgatgatgatgaggacgatgaagaggagaaggagagtgatgaggatgaggaggacgaagacgaaaagaaaaagaagaaacgcATAAAGGAGGAG ccgGAAGAGGAGCTGGATCCAGAGGAGCGAGACcacttcctgcagcagctctaCAAGTTCATGGAGGACAGAG GGACCCCCATCAACAAACCTCCAGTGCTGGGCTATAAGGACCTGAACCTGTTCAAGCTCTTCAGACTGGTTTACCACCTGGGAGGCTGCCGCAAG ATTGAGTCAGGGACTGTGTGGAAGCAGGTCTACATGGACCTGGGGATCCCAGTCCTCAACTCTGCTGCATCCTACAACGTCAAGACGGCCTACAGGAA GTATCTGTATGGCTTTGAGGAGTACTGCCGCTCAGCCTCCATCACCTTCAGGACCATCCATCACAACAATCCCCGCCCTCCACCTGCTCTGGCTAATCAGAAGCAGACAGGGGTGGAGCTTGAAGATCCCCCCATGGCACCGGAGAAAACGGAGCCTGTCAATGACAAGATGAAGGGGGTGGAGtcagagagcgagagcgagaaggaggaggtgaaggagagacAGTCGTCCCCAAGG gggaggaggaggtgtgtgggCAGTCAGGTGAAGGTGGAGACAGAGTCTCCCTCTAGaccagagaagagaggaggagaaaacatcGAGGAAcagaaggagatgaggagacGCAGCAATAGAAGAATGGACGACTCGGAGAGAGgctctgaggaagaggaggaggaggaggatgaggaggagatggagaggaagagaggagacag gtctGAAGGCGAGGAGGATGAGGACTCTCTGACAGGTACGAAGGTCAGGGTGAAGTATGGCAGAGGAAAGACTCAGAAGATCTATGAGGCTCACATCAAGAAGACAGACGTGGACAACGGAGAGCAGTTCTATCTGGTTCACTACTACGGCTGGAACGTCAG GTACGACGAATGGGTGAAGGCAGATCGCATCATCTGGCCTGCTGAGAAAGGAacaaagaagagacagaggaagaaggtgaaG aacaaagacgagcaagagaaggagagggaaaaagatgaagaaaagccGCCCTCGGTGACGGTGAAATCGACAGGAGCGAAGCGCGGCCGTCCTCAGATCAGGACCACGCCCAGCGGCTCAGCAGGTCGTGGCATCTCTAAAACACCCAGCAATGGCAAGGGCAGCAGGATGGAGACACTATCCACCATGGCCAATGGAGACA ACACTCCTCGCAGGAGAACCCGGAGAACATCAGGCATGTACGACTCTGACAGAGCATCCAATG AGGAGTCTGGGAACTCATCAGAGGACAGCGAATCAGAAGAACTGTCAGACAAAAAGCTGTCACCATGGCGAGGGAGGAGTGAAGCCCCGCCcagccaggaggaggaggaggaggaggaagaggaagaggaagaggaggaggaggaggaggaggaggaggaggaggatgaggaggtggtgaaggaggaggagacaagagaGGTCTCTACTGTCATGGTGACCCCCAAGGACAACGCTGTGGACACAGCAACAGGAGGTCAGCCGCCCGCAGCCTCTGCTCCACCATGTCCCAGCATTCCTCAGGAGAAAGCTGACAAAGTGCTGAGCCAATCAGAAaagaaggaggcagagcaggGAGAGGATCCTGCAGCAGAAGCTGCCATGCTGCCTGCTCACCTGGATgaagaaagcaaaatgtctgTGGTGCAGGACCGGGTCCCAGAGATGTCTCCCAAACAGGAAGTGCTCACTATGATGTCCTCCAGCAGGACGTCTCCTCTGCCTGACCGGATCAGCAAAAAGTGTCCCACTGCCGCAGACAAATACAAAGTGTCTCCTGAACAGCTGCAGGTTTCCTCCCCTCAGCTTGACccttcagaggaggaggacagcaggtccactcctctgtcctcccccAGGGCCAAAGGACGCAGGGCCATCCTCAGGGAAACAGGTTCTGAGACTCCTCCCAAAATCCCCTTCTGCGCTCCCGCCCCTGCTGCCAGCCCCTCCCACTTGGGACTTCTGTCGTCTCCTCCTCGCAGCGTCCTGAAGAGACAGGACGAGCCCATGGTGGTTCTTCACTGCCTCCCCACCCAGCGCACTCACCCTGAGTCTGCTGCCGCTGACTCGGACACAGACTCAgccactgaggaggaggaggaggaggagggctcaCCTGAGGAGAGGAGCAGCTCTGTGCTCAAACGAAAGGCGGCTGAGCAGCGAGCAGCAGATAAGAAGCTCCGCCCTgacaggaggcaggaggagccCGCTTCCCCCAAAACACCCCCTGTGCCATCCAAGATGGCTGCTGGAGCTTCACCCAAGAGCCTCCCTTCACCTCTGTGCAGGGGGgagtcagagaggaggagcGAGGGAGGGATGAAGGCAGAGGAGTGGCCCCACCCAGCTGAGGAGACACCACGGGAAGTGTCAGCGGAACGGCTGGTTGGTGTAGCCACAAAGGAGTCAGAGGTGCATGCTGGGACGcctcttcctgctgcagagGCCCTGGGCCCCGCCCCCGCAGAAGAACTGGAGCCACAGATTGGCCCTGAGGCCCTCGTTTGCCACGAGGTGGACCTAGATGACCCAGATGAGAAGGAGAagccctccccctccccctccccagaGCACCTCCTCCTGATGATGAGGGAGCAGCAACAAGTCCCTCCCCCATTGCCTAATCTCCTCCACACCTCCCTCCCCGCCTCTCACCTCCTTCAATCCCAGATCAGGACCTTCCTGCCAGCCCCTGTACCCGGCTCCAGCCCCTGCCCTGAGGAGCTCCACACAGCCAGGGGTGCCACTGAGGAGGAGCGAGGAGCAGCAAGCGGGGAGCAGCAGGGAGACTTCAGCCCTGGGTTTGATGGCAGCGCCTCCTCTACCACCTCCACGTCTCTGCTGTCCCTGCAGGAGACCAAGGACAGAG GTCAGAAGAGGCTGATGGACTGTAACTCGAGCCCGACGGCCAAGAAACAAAAACGCAACCAGAAACGACCACACACACCTGGGAAGGTGGAGAAGAACGGAGCAG GTCACAGCAGTGACAGCGAGGACCAGTCTCGTTTGTCGTCTGTCTCTCAGAAGTCTCAGAAGTCTCGTTGTCCTGGACTGTCGTCTCCACCGTCTCAcagtaaagacaaacacaacttcTCCCCTCAGAGGACGTACAAGTGGACCTTCCAGCTCG ATGAGTTGGACAGCATGTCGAGCACAGAGAGGATCTCCTTCCTGcaggagaagctgcaggagaTCAGGAAGTACTACATGACCCTGAAATCAGAGGTGGCATCCATCGACAGACGCAGGAAGAgactaaaaaagaaagagagagaag TGTCCAACACAACGGCGTCCACCTCGTCAGGCTCCTCGGACACAGCTATGAGTCCATCCTCGGCCTCGCCCACTCAAAACACCGTTGCCGTGGAGTGCAGGTGA